CAGCTCTGTGTTGGGCTGGTTCTGTTCACTGTGTAAAGCTATCCTTGGCAGATATCCTATGCCTCTAGCATGCCCAGCATGATGCCCCCAACAAAATCAAGGCTTCACTTTCACAGCTTCATACATTGACCCTGCGGGGCCTCTTGTCCTCTCAAAGCCTTCATGCAGTGACTGCCCTGTAACACATTGCCTGGCCACAAAGCCtctccatgaccaaaagaaagatTCCACAATCCCTTTATCCATGCATCTTTCATTCCTCTAAAGCCAGAATGACGTGGATAAAACTACCAAGTACTGATGACCACATGATACAGAGCCTGGCCCCACATAATACGGAGCCTGGCCCCCTTTAAACACATTTGCAGCAGCTTTCACTTGTGGGTTTTTAGGAGCAGAAAGTTCCATAGGCCATTTACTTCCACAATATGGCATCTTAGCTTGGTGGGGGGTCTTACCCTGAGGACACCCTTCACTTTATTCAATTGCTAATCAACCTCCCCTCAACCTCTCTTACCTATTTCAGCACAAGCAGTGACTTCAACATTGACTTTCTTGGTGTTTATTCtcttcaaactgtacattttatatttctttttgtcccaTTTGCCGTTTATTTCTGTTATAGGCATGAATAATAGCAATTACTACATCAGAATCACTATTAAGGTATCTTGAcatttctgaaaaagaaattcgtactttttaaatttagtctCAGGCAGATATCCTATGcctctgttaggtccatttgatttatgatgttatttatttttgtgtttctcagtttagtttttgtttggatgGTCTATATATTGGCAAGGTTGAGAAATTGAAGTCATCCACTATCACTGTGTGAGGGTCAGTATAATATCTATGTTAGTGTTTATGTAGAAACTTGGGTGCCCTGGTATTTTGTGCAAAAATATTTAGAATCGCAATATCCTCTTAGTATATCTTTCCCTTAATGTGTCTGATTTTCTATCTCTTcggattagttttgttttgaagtttgtttttttcaaacattAAAATACTATTGTTATGTTGAAACATCgtgaccaatagcaaggcagggagaaaaagtttatttggcttatacctTCTACATgactgttcaccactgaaggaagtcagggtaggaacttaAACAGCGCAGGGACCAAAAGGAAGGAGCTGATGCCATAGAAGAATGCTTTGAATTTGGCATGTAGCTTATTCTTTTATAGTCAAACTCAAGCATGAAGTCTTATTTAGATATTTTTCCATACCAAATCTTTATTTTCCATAAGTTTCTCTCAATTTGGCACATGTAAACTCAGGCaagatattttcttccttcctaaggTATGACATTTTTCAAATGAAGCTGCTATTGGCTAATTATCACAGTAGTCCACAAAGTGTCGAGTATGGACAGCCACTGTTTGAGTTGGTCCAGGAAAATAATGGACCTGAGTCATGTTCTCCTTAGTCAATCACACCTCTGTTTGTATCTtaacaaaaaaacaggaaatgTAGACCTGGATGTCATGGACATTGTATTTTGAATGTCTGTTATCAGCACACACAAGCCTTGGAGAGTTTTTAACCAAGAACTTTAAATCAACAAATTTGTTTGCCTACAAGATAGGTACTTTcaattttctatattattttaaatgtaatttggGTTTTCTCACGGGCTACTTCAGATCACTCTCCCCATTGCTCACAAAAAGAGATGTTTTTCTTCACGGTTTGGGGTTCAAAATCTTCCAAATAATAAAGTGTACACCCCAAAAGTAACTCTGGGAATAGAATGATTGGTTGTTTAGTCTAGGGAAGAAAAAAACAGGCAGAGGACAGatggttcttttttgttgttgttgttgttgctatggaCACTATTCTCTTTGCAGTGTACCAAAGAGActtcttttcttgaaaaaaaaaaaaagaaagaaaacaggaagccaAAAAGGGATGATGATGGGAAAGAAAATCTCTGAAACACCCCCAGATTGTCTTCTTGTTTTCAAGCCTGACAAGGTATGGCCTACAACAAAGCAGCTCCTTAAAGAGGACCTTTGACATAGAGTGACTTTCTACCTTCTGCAACGTGTCCCCACCAATATGGACTTGGGATTGCTGGCTATGCCTGAGGAAATTCATTACCAGTTCTTTGATATGTATTTGTCTAAGATTCTTAATCCTCCCCGCAACCCAGTTATTGGCGcgctttaaaatcttttttttcaaacacagtccttgtttatttttatttattttttcttttattaaaaatatccaaatgaggagcagaaggagggagaacatgagcaaggaagtcaggaccacgaagggtgcacccacccactgtgacattggaactgatctattgggagctctccaaggccagctggactgggactgaataagcatgggttgaaactggactatctgaacatggcggacaatgaaggctgatgagaagccaaggacaatggcactaggtttcgatcctgatacatgaactggctttgtgggagcttagcctgtttggacgatcaccttcctggacctagatagaagtgggaggaccttggtcttcccgcagggcagggaatttgtactgctcttcagtatcgagagtgagggggaatggagtggggggaggagaagaggagtggggatagggggaggggagtggggggaggggcaatatttgggaggaggggaggaaaatgggaaacggggacagctggaaattttaattaaaaaagaataaaaataataatataaaaaaaagaaaaaatatatcttttttcattttacataccaatcccagttcctattccttcccctccttctatTCCGTACTTTCTCCCCGACCTTactccacatccactcctcagagagagtaaggcacattgctttgaggaaggaccaaggccctccctactatatctaggctaaacCAGGTAACCCTCCAAAGAGAGTAagatcccaaaaaaccagtacagTGGGAATAAATACTGGTGCCACCATCAGTGACTCCTTAGTCTGCtccaactgtcacccacattcagagggactagtttggtcctatgcttgttccttcccagtccagctggagttggtgagctcctattagttcaggtaaattgtttcagtggatgtacccttcatggttttgacctctttgttcatattctcactcctcccactctttgactggactttgggagctcagtatAGTGCTCCACTGTGGCTCAGCATGATTTTAAATCTTAACTCTTAACTATGACCCATGATTTCTGTAATAGAGGAACATATTCTGTGTGCTATGAGAATTTCTAGTTTTAGAGGGCCCACAAAGGGTACATCTATCCTCTGCTAAGGAagccttttattttgtttaattttcattcatGCCACATAAGACCAAATTTTTATCTTACTCCCCTTTATAATCTTCATGTCTACCTGATTAGTAGTTAAGGAAGCATGTGACTTGCCAAGCGAATGGGGAAAAATAGTCATCCGTGGATTCCAGGCCTGCAAATAGCAAGGTTTTCAGTGAAGAACTTGGTGACCAgcagaaacacaaataataaaataaagagcaCTCAGCCAGGTGAATGATAACTCTGGAACCCTCAGGTCCCTGTGAACTAACTGAAACACAGATAATGTACTTATGTCCACAATCTGCAGAGGCTAGGCATATTGAAGTGACGGTCCTAGTGTGTTTCTCTACTTGGGGAAGAGAGTTTATTTGGACTACAGATTAAAATTCATATCACTGAGGATATCCAAGGCAGAAACgtggaaacaggaactgaagctgaaaccatggaggaattctACTTGCTGGTTTGCTGCCACTAGCTTccttagctacttttctttttctcttatttttgagatcataatataatcacatcatttctcttttccttcttctccctccaaaCTCCTCTTCCATACATCCCTCCATCCGTCCTTGATTTCTTCACCTCTTCCATacactcctcctcccctccttgattttttcaaatttatggtttgatttttctttagttgttgttacacacacacacacatatgtatatatacatgtgtgtacaaatataaacatgtatatacattGCTCAGTATGTATAATGTTATTGTGTTAGCGTATTATGTTTTTAGGGATAATTGTTTGGTATTGAATAACTAATTGGTATGTTCTTCTCTGGCAAAGATCACTTCTCCCACCCAATTTTCCTCCATTGCTTGTAGATATTTATGTAGGGCTGAGTCTCACAGTAATTCacacattaaaatgtttatttttatccttGTTCAGCTTATGAttgggcagccatgttggtgagactttatgggtgtaacTTCTGTCTAGGAGACAAGAATCTCACAGTAAACTCTCTGAACCCTCTGAATCTTTCAgtctttccaccctctcttccacagtgttccctgaaccttagcaGTTGTTTTATCTATGTAGCCATTGGCACTGGACTCCACAACTTGTCATTTTGCTTGGCTGTggttctgtaatggtctccagcTGTTGCAAAATGAGAGATGGATTATATTTGTCTGTGGctataagaacaaatatttagagtGTAGCTAGAGATTATGCTGATTTAGTAAAttggtggttgtaggttctcttCCAAGGTCCAtaacttcactagccctgggcaCTTGGTTTTTGTTGAGTGAGTCTTAAGTACAATTAgggagctgttggttaccaccaaggtattCCATATTACTACCGCATTCCTAGGGTTACCGTGTCACtcttgttgtggtggtggtttatGGGAATTATAACTGGGAAGGATGAatggttgcttttctcctttgggTGCTTTCATTGTACCTATTAGTACTACTCAGGGAGGAggcattcaggtcagttccagatCAGGGGCCTCtgggtcctgtgtctgaagtgaTTTGTTTCTTCAGAAATATGGACTTACTTTCTATTTCTGGGAGTCAACCAAGTGCAATAGTCATAGATGTAGGTTTGGGGAGTCTCTTGAAGAACACTGACCAGTAATACCAAAGGAGGTCTCTCATGCCTGATGTTGAGTTTTTGCTAGAGGGTCTTTGTTTCTTGTAGGGAACATTTTCAGCTCAGGTGATAAAATTTCATTCaaattatatgtgcatatttatacACAATCTCAAGTATATTATAGTTTTTTCCTTTTGACTTTTTCATATATCCTACCTGCTATTTGATACTTTCATCCTTCtgtatttttctctcctccttaaTTAAAGTTACTGCTTCTCTCCCATGCCCTGATCAGATCACGTGGACCCTGCTACTTCCTTCTTTATTACTCCCCCACCCTTACCCTGTCAGTGGTTCCCCTTTATGCTGATAGTTTCTGCAATTACTCCAGGATAtgtactcacatctgaagatttggagctaggcaCCTCCAATGGGAGAGAACATAGGAgggttgtctttctgggtctgggttacttcactcaatatgatcttttccTAGTTCTAAACCTGAGAAgttcatggttttatttttttttatagctgaAGAGTTTTCCATAGTGTACCTATTCTATAGTTTTATTATCCATTCAACCAttaaagggcatttaggttgtttccacttcTTGGCAATTGTGAACAGTATAGCAATGGACGTGGTGGAGCAAGTATATGTACTGTAGGCATTTATCAAGGAGTGGTAGagctgagatttatttttaaattattttaaattaaattttatattatgaaGCTATTGTGAATGAGAGTATGTCCagtatttgcttttctgtttgtgcTCATGTCAAGAGAAGGGGAGACCAGGAACGGCCTGTGGCACCCGGACATCTTCGAccagaaagacagaaagcaggTTGGAAAGCAGGCAGGGATACAAACAGGGAGTGTGCACAGACAGAGAGACCAATAGTGTCTCTCAGAGAGCTGCTGTTGAGGAACTGGCACCCTAGGTGCTCTTCTGGGGTTACCGTAGCTATGGAAGAGAGTAGTATCTACAGAAGAGAACAGCAAAACAAGGAAGGGGTTTACAATCATTAGCACTGGACACTATGGCTTCACAGAGAACAAGTAGTTATGGGCTCTTCTGAGGCAGGTGAGACCAGAGAAGCAACAGAGGAGGCAGATGCCAACAGAGAGCCCCCAAATGATCAGAGTCATACAAGAAGGAGATACAAGAATGAACTTGAGGGCTTTAGAGTGAAAAAAGGGAACTGAAACTCAAAACAGGGAAGAGAGTGGCATCCTAGTGGCAAGAACcccagggaaaggaaagagggaactgGAGAAGATCCCAGACAGCAGGAttcaggaaaaggagaggagccAGAAAGAACCCCCTAGAAGAAGCAGTCCAAAGCCAAACAAAGAAGTAGGTGGAGGAAATAATGGGGACATAACGTAAGGGAAAAAGATAGAGATGGTACTGAAGAGTAAATCTGTTCCAGGAGAGTACTGGGGGGAAGGGTGGCATCTCAAGCTACAGAGTCAGTGAGAATTCTGAGCATGTCCTCTTCCAAAAATAGATGTTTTCAAATTGGAAAAACTCATGTGGATGTGGAATGAACAAGTTCAAAGGAGAATACAAATAGTGTACAGGAATTATAAGCAAGCCTACTTAAATAAGTAAATTGAATCAAAATGACTTTCAATACTGTTTGAGGAGGTCAGTCAAATCTCTACCAGGAAAGCATTTTTGACATGTTTATCAGTGCCCGGTAATTAATGAAAGTTTAATAGACAGACAGTTTTCAACTAAAACACATGTCTACAATGTTGTTAATTCGAGTGTAATTAAGGGGAGTTAAATGTCTCTCAAAATCACGGTAGGGAGGTCAGATTGCTGTGACAGATATTTCTAGACTGAGACCTAGTTTGAACTCACTGGTGCCTGGTGGTCACCGGTGACATCTCAAAGCCTAAGATGTCATAAAGGCAGCTCCTGACCAGGCTGGGGATGCAATGGGCAGGGCTGAACACTGTCTTCAGAAAACCAGTCCTGCTGGTAAACCAAGCAGAGCTCACCGGAGCCTAGTCCATCAAACCATCATGTCAGGGAAGAACGAAGAAAATTCTTGCAGTGACAACAAGATGGAAGATCCTTCTCCTAGGCCCGATGTAGAGGTTCCTGTGAACTACGTGTACCGCCTACTGCAGGAAGAGCAATATACTCCCTGCCTAGGTTCCACCACTTCAGATTTCCTCCTCGCCATGCTTGATTACCTTACCGACTATATCCTGGAGGTGGTGGGCTCCGAAGCCAACATCAACAGCCAGCAAGATATCCCACAAGATGGAGAGAGGCAAGGAAACAACGAACACGAACCATCTCATGCCTTCAAGAACGCGCCTTTCTCTCTGTTTGATGAGATGCCTGGACCCAGAAGGAATGGCTGAAGAATGGGGGACAGAACCCAAGGGTGGAAAGCCTCACAGACTCAGCTAGGACCATGAAGGCTAATAGCAGAGGAGGCTCCCCTGGTGTCCTTGAAtactaataaaatgtttaaatggaaGCTACTTGTTCTGACTCTTAATTTACCTTTCTGAGTTAGAGGTTTTCATAAGATACTAGGAGAGGGTGGAGGATGGAAATTGTGGATAGTAATGGGTGTTTGAATGGGTGATTTAGAGTGAGTATAGTAAACACTTCTCCCTGGGGTTGGcttgggtggaggggaggaatTGAGTGATGGGAGAaagtgggtggaggggagggcaCAGAAGTTCCCCCATTGACTCTGAGTACTAAAGAAACCTCAGAGAAGCTTGGAAGTTGGCTGGAGTCTCACTGGCAAGTTGGATTTTTGGTATGGTAATTTAAGAGACACTGCTGATAATCAAAAAATCTACT
The sequence above is a segment of the Chionomys nivalis chromosome X, mChiNiv1.1, whole genome shotgun sequence genome. Coding sequences within it:
- the LOC130867827 gene encoding huntingtin-interacting protein M, producing the protein MSGKNEENSCSDNKMEDPSPRPDVEVPVNYVYRLLQEEQYTPCLGSTTSDFLLAMLDYLTDYILEVVGSEANINSQQDIPQDGERQGNNEHEPSHAFKNAPFSLFDEMPGPRRNG